One Vibrio tapetis subsp. tapetis DNA segment encodes these proteins:
- the secF gene encoding protein translocase subunit SecF: MTKLNQRVADIQWSKVRWNGLLVSLGLMLTSIVLIATKGFTLGLEFTGGISHVVNADVPVSLEAMQSALRTVFDELPNLVPDVTYQTWQLQFPIGGAGELELLQWLRAVELELGHPLNLVSSSVVGAQVGEQLFEQGGLALIVASIAIMFYLTVRFEWRLALGAIVALLHDVLVVLALFVVFSIEFNLTALAALLAVVGYSLNDSIVIGDRIREYLARRPNQSTSESTDQAIRASLFRTLVTSGTTLLTVSSIGLIAGGTLSGFAFALFAGIIVGTWSSLVIGTAIPERIGLSSEHYKPKAPLLDEGGNPIHS; this comes from the coding sequence ATGACAAAGCTTAACCAACGAGTCGCGGATATTCAGTGGTCCAAAGTAAGGTGGAACGGTTTATTAGTTTCACTAGGGTTGATGTTGACATCAATTGTCTTGATAGCAACCAAAGGTTTTACTCTTGGGCTTGAGTTTACTGGTGGTATTTCTCATGTCGTCAATGCTGATGTCCCTGTTAGCTTGGAAGCGATGCAGTCAGCCTTGAGGACGGTGTTTGATGAATTACCCAATCTGGTGCCTGATGTTACTTACCAAACTTGGCAGTTACAGTTTCCTATTGGCGGAGCGGGTGAATTGGAGTTGTTGCAGTGGTTAAGAGCTGTAGAACTGGAGCTAGGGCATCCGCTTAATCTCGTGTCGAGTTCGGTTGTTGGCGCGCAAGTGGGTGAGCAATTATTTGAGCAAGGTGGTTTGGCCCTGATTGTTGCGTCTATCGCCATTATGTTTTACTTAACTGTGCGTTTTGAATGGCGATTAGCCCTGGGGGCGATTGTTGCTCTACTGCATGATGTGCTGGTGGTTTTAGCATTGTTTGTCGTGTTTTCGATTGAATTTAATCTCACCGCTCTTGCGGCATTACTTGCAGTGGTGGGGTACTCGCTTAATGACTCTATTGTGATCGGAGATCGAATTCGTGAGTACCTGGCCCGCAGGCCGAATCAGAGTACCAGTGAATCTACGGATCAAGCGATACGAGCGTCATTATTTAGGACTCTAGTGACCTCTGGAACGACGTTATTGACGGTAAGCAGTATTGGCCTTATCGCAGGCGGAACATTAAGTGGATTTGCGTTTGCATTGTTTGCTGGGATTATTGTAGGCACTTGGTCTTCATTAGTGATTGGTACTGCAATACCGGAAAGAATCGGTTTGTCTTCTGAGCATTATAAGCCAAAAGCGCCTTTGTTAGATGAAGGTGGCAATCCTATTCATAGCTAA
- the secD gene encoding protein translocase subunit SecD, which produces MSRQPVLTGESIIGASASVGEFGQPEVNLVLSSAGGSKMSDFSRSNIGKPMATLYSEYHQDHNNQLVQRHEVINIATIQSQLGSRFRITGIGQISDAQDLALILRSGSLTVPVTIIDEQVIGPSLGEENIQKGFLAVMVGLALTFVSMLVLYRKFGVIACAALIANIVMIVGFLSLIPGATLTLPGIAGLVLTMGMAVDTNVLVFERIKEEMRSGRPLASAIPRGYKEARSTIIDANLTSLITAIILFAIGYGAVKGFAITLGIGLLTSMLTGLLFSQMWMTKLWGHDNDKA; this is translated from the coding sequence TTGTCTAGGCAACCGGTGTTAACTGGAGAGTCCATTATTGGTGCATCTGCATCGGTTGGCGAGTTTGGACAACCTGAAGTGAACCTAGTGTTGAGCAGTGCGGGAGGCAGCAAAATGTCTGACTTCTCTCGTAGTAACATAGGTAAACCTATGGCGACCTTATACAGCGAATATCATCAAGATCATAACAACCAACTTGTTCAACGCCATGAAGTGATCAACATTGCTACGATCCAAAGCCAATTAGGAAGTCGTTTTAGAATAACGGGTATCGGGCAAATTTCCGATGCACAAGACCTTGCGCTAATTCTACGCTCTGGGTCATTGACCGTACCTGTGACCATTATTGATGAGCAAGTGATTGGTCCAAGCCTAGGTGAAGAAAATATCCAAAAGGGTTTTCTTGCGGTGATGGTTGGTTTAGCTCTGACATTTGTGTCGATGCTGGTTTTGTACCGAAAGTTCGGTGTTATCGCATGTGCCGCGTTGATCGCCAATATTGTCATGATTGTAGGTTTTCTATCATTGATACCGGGTGCCACGCTCACTTTGCCAGGTATTGCGGGTCTTGTACTCACAATGGGCATGGCGGTTGATACTAACGTTCTAGTGTTTGAACGAATCAAAGAAGAAATGCGATCAGGAAGGCCGCTAGCGAGCGCGATACCAAGAGGCTACAAAGAGGCAAGAAGTACGATTATTGATGCAAACCTGACGTCGTTGATCACAGCAATTATTTTGTTTGCGATTGGCTATGGTGCGGTTAAGGGCTTTGCAATAACGCTCGGAATTGGACTGTTAACCAGTATGTTAACAGGATTACTGTTTAGCCAAATGTGGATGACAAAACTTTGGGGGCACGACAATGACAAAGCTTAA
- a CDS encoding DUF1214 domain-containing protein, whose amino-acid sequence MLNDVSSIAKLIYDSEPRIEATSDIKQIRKNQSLTYRITKEEAESDLWSIVIVDGENNEIVDGGQKLITNIDNMNFHRELDGSLLIKISKYRPDDVIVTNWLQAPEGSFYLVKYVYL is encoded by the coding sequence ATGTTGAATGACGTCTCTTCAATAGCCAAACTTATTTATGACAGTGAACCTCGAATTGAAGCGACAAGTGACATCAAACAAATCAGAAAGAATCAATCTCTGACGTATCGAATTACAAAGGAAGAAGCCGAAAGTGATTTATGGTCGATTGTGATCGTGGATGGGGAAAATAATGAGATAGTAGATGGTGGTCAGAAATTGATTACCAATATCGACAATATGAACTTTCATCGAGAACTCGATGGCAGCTTACTTATAAAAATATCGAAGTACCGACCTGATGATGTGATTGTGACTAACTGGTTACAGGCTCCAGAAGGTAGTTTTTATCTCGTGAAGTATGTGTACTTATAA
- a CDS encoding VOC family protein: protein MKMNHVGIMVGDMDKAVEFYTKALGLKIVMNNTKVIEERESAIGRMCIAVFGEGFKGFNIAHLVTTDGIGVELFEMKERQERHEVDFSRLGIFHFCLQTDDFESAIERTEKFGGKVRMDIMRYHPEDDNKPAKMVYLEDPFGNLFELYSHTYEETYASDYE from the coding sequence ATGAAAATGAATCACGTAGGCATCATGGTTGGCGATATGGACAAAGCTGTCGAGTTTTATACTAAGGCTCTCGGCTTAAAAATCGTGATGAATAACACCAAAGTTATCGAAGAACGCGAATCAGCGATTGGCCGTATGTGCATTGCGGTATTCGGTGAAGGCTTTAAAGGTTTCAATATTGCTCACTTGGTAACGACTGATGGTATCGGTGTTGAATTGTTTGAAATGAAAGAGCGCCAAGAACGTCACGAAGTGGATTTCTCTCGCTTAGGTATTTTCCATTTTTGTCTTCAAACGGACGATTTCGAATCAGCGATCGAACGTACTGAAAAATTTGGCGGTAAAGTGCGTATGGACATCATGCGTTACCACCCAGAAGATGATAACAAACCAGCGAAAATGGTTTACCTAGAAGACCCGTTCGGTAACTTGTTTGAGCTTTACTCTCACACATACGAAGAGACGTACGCGTCAGATTACGAGTAA
- a CDS encoding DUF3404 domain-containing protein, which yields MIGRLYILCLASLFSGVTFGQNLQSQWQALYQNLWQKTPLTLSQNAISEYPNALWMDASRYPNFENINWHDLRTLNSVASQCRPVEQANNALQPAIGFELALCRGTPLSEDWFAINDVLHPAGGSYADRYLANRGKLAQSSSNKILRFTSISNPLNPLHHKLSSLSESGKEALINGYRAWMEGDTLWLSGESGWKAVPTNIWHPLVTEANITLQGDSCTFTYSNLCISKKQPLGVSIQVLLLFLGSVLLAFLLRLSYLKHKQRKEKRFILQLLTHELRTPITSLGLTIDMFRHHFDSLDDDVQDVFWRLVSDYQRLSQLTQNSKAYLSAEKSTTLLYQTGPLGDWLSHHCDKHEVQYSLNKDDEISLPYYWLAICLENLIRNAKQHGKGVVTVTAHLTTTLVIEVKDEGEFPTLWQKIFQQREAIKNNDNMGIGLDIVEHLIQMVNGKMTIHRNPTRCILELPYEHNSTD from the coding sequence ATGATTGGGCGTCTATACATATTGTGTCTGGCAAGTTTGTTTTCTGGCGTCACATTTGGCCAAAATTTGCAAAGCCAGTGGCAAGCGCTTTACCAGAATTTATGGCAAAAGACGCCGCTAACACTCTCACAAAATGCGATCAGCGAATATCCCAATGCACTATGGATGGATGCATCGCGTTACCCCAATTTCGAGAACATTAACTGGCATGACTTGCGAACTCTCAATAGTGTCGCATCTCAGTGTCGTCCAGTAGAGCAAGCTAACAACGCGCTGCAGCCAGCGATTGGCTTTGAACTGGCCTTATGTCGAGGAACGCCTTTAAGCGAAGATTGGTTTGCGATCAACGATGTTTTACACCCTGCAGGCGGGAGCTATGCCGATCGCTACCTTGCTAACCGTGGCAAGCTTGCGCAAAGTTCCTCAAATAAGATATTAAGATTCACCAGTATCTCTAACCCGCTCAACCCTCTTCATCACAAGCTTTCCTCCCTTTCTGAATCGGGTAAAGAAGCATTAATTAATGGCTATCGAGCCTGGATGGAAGGTGACACATTGTGGCTATCAGGTGAAAGCGGCTGGAAGGCGGTCCCCACTAACATTTGGCACCCGCTAGTAACGGAGGCAAACATAACACTCCAAGGTGACAGCTGCACTTTTACCTACAGCAATTTATGTATTAGCAAGAAACAACCCTTGGGTGTCTCGATACAGGTCTTACTGCTATTTCTCGGTTCAGTGCTGTTGGCTTTTTTATTGCGTCTTAGCTATTTGAAACACAAACAACGCAAAGAGAAGCGTTTCATTTTACAGTTGCTGACTCACGAACTGCGAACTCCCATTACCAGCTTGGGGTTAACCATTGATATGTTTCGTCACCACTTTGATTCGCTCGATGACGACGTACAAGACGTTTTTTGGCGGTTGGTCTCCGATTACCAAAGATTGTCGCAACTCACTCAAAACAGTAAAGCCTATTTAAGTGCTGAAAAATCTACTACTTTGCTGTATCAAACAGGCCCACTTGGTGATTGGCTGAGTCACCATTGTGATAAACATGAAGTGCAATACAGCCTGAATAAAGATGACGAGATAAGCCTGCCTTACTATTGGCTAGCGATCTGCTTAGAAAACTTAATCAGAAATGCAAAGCAACATGGTAAAGGCGTGGTCACCGTTACCGCGCATTTGACCACAACCTTAGTGATTGAAGTGAAAGATGAAGGCGAATTCCCCACCTTATGGCAAAAAATATTTCAACAACGAGAAGCCATTAAAAATAACGATAATATGGGCATTGGCTTAGACATTGTCGAACACTTAATACAGATGGTAAATGGCAAAATGACCATCCATCGCAACCCCACACGCTGTATTTTGGAGCTGCCGTATGAGCACAATTCTACTGATTGA
- a CDS encoding response regulator transcription factor — MSTILLIEDDELLGEGLVTFFKNNKFDCVWATSAKQATKLWYKADLVILDRQLSDGDSLQHLAQWLLLKAVPVIVLTAKIDVEQRIEGLKAGAKDYVTKPFSSDELLARVNTQLRPLGSSLLTYADIEVDLGQRIAKVNEVNVALKPKEFQLLLLFVQHQGRVFHRDELLNKIWGYEVFPSTRTVDNHILHLRQKLPSLAIKTHRGVGYRLLEAK; from the coding sequence ATGAGCACAATTCTACTGATTGAAGACGATGAACTATTAGGTGAAGGCTTAGTCACTTTTTTCAAGAACAATAAATTTGACTGTGTATGGGCAACGAGCGCCAAACAAGCCACTAAGCTCTGGTATAAAGCTGATTTAGTCATTCTCGACCGACAGTTGAGCGATGGGGATAGCCTGCAACATTTAGCTCAGTGGTTACTACTCAAAGCGGTGCCTGTTATCGTTTTGACGGCCAAAATCGATGTTGAGCAAAGAATTGAAGGGCTAAAGGCCGGGGCCAAAGACTATGTCACTAAGCCATTTTCAAGTGACGAACTGCTTGCCAGAGTGAATACCCAATTGCGCCCATTAGGCTCGAGTTTACTAACGTATGCAGATATTGAAGTCGATTTAGGGCAGAGGATCGCTAAAGTGAACGAAGTAAACGTTGCTCTGAAACCTAAAGAATTTCAGCTTTTGTTGCTGTTTGTACAACACCAAGGTCGTGTGTTTCACCGTGATGAATTACTCAATAAAATCTGGGGCTACGAGGTATTCCCGAGCACGCGAACCGTCGATAATCACATTTTACACCTAAGACAAAAGCTACCCAGTTTGGCCATTAAAACCCACCGAGGTGTTGGTTATCGATTGTTAGAGGCCAAGTAA
- a CDS encoding DUF2861 family protein, which yields MKTIKQQLTLAFFACTLPNFVHANLFTDTPLQHAYQALATNQPRLAWQELNLALNQHTISSQHWQPIKREILSQTACGTALPLEVKLDTKLRLSVIKRSGLTSQGYQVRLSTEASPVREKILLTSPNGVVLLEGSLAASRQYQELESPELLHKPASGLFTLSVGDKQVTLLLSMDLLSMDRHTSWLTQSQQTNRAQVSLDLPAHIDGCPVAAASWQWFDKNYNMLGSKIPFQYAQENRPTALPIASKASYLSASVELVEFQQSIRIEYVQRLAIPYQ from the coding sequence ATGAAAACCATCAAACAGCAACTAACATTGGCTTTTTTTGCGTGCACCCTACCTAACTTCGTGCATGCCAACCTATTTACCGATACGCCTTTGCAACATGCGTATCAGGCGCTGGCGACCAACCAGCCTCGGCTCGCTTGGCAGGAACTTAACTTGGCCCTTAATCAGCACACGATAAGCAGCCAACATTGGCAACCCATTAAGCGCGAGATCCTCAGTCAAACGGCATGTGGAACAGCCCTACCGCTAGAGGTCAAGCTTGATACAAAGCTACGGTTGAGTGTCATAAAACGCTCAGGGCTTACGTCTCAGGGCTACCAAGTTCGGCTTTCAACTGAAGCGAGCCCAGTTAGAGAAAAGATTTTATTAACCTCACCTAATGGCGTTGTGTTATTGGAAGGAAGTCTTGCAGCAAGCCGCCAATACCAAGAGCTTGAGAGCCCCGAACTTTTGCATAAACCAGCATCAGGGTTGTTTACGCTATCAGTAGGAGATAAACAAGTTACCCTGCTACTTTCAATGGACTTACTTTCAATGGACAGGCACACGTCATGGCTAACCCAAAGCCAACAGACCAATCGAGCACAAGTATCACTCGACTTACCAGCACATATCGACGGGTGCCCAGTTGCTGCGGCAAGTTGGCAATGGTTCGATAAAAACTACAACATGCTGGGTTCCAAAATCCCGTTTCAATACGCTCAAGAGAATCGCCCAACTGCTCTACCTATCGCCTCTAAAGCAAGTTACCTGAGCGCCAGTGTTGAGCTTGTCGAGTTTCAACAAAGTATTCGCATTGAATACGTTCAACGGCTCGCCATACCTTATCAATAA
- a CDS encoding glycoside hydrolase produces the protein MLHSKTERRNTATLRVLMMCPFLFFSAVSAADTIQLKSDQDQISISPSTLAIRWNGLSVNDAALTINSQAQKDYRILAQSEDQISWEVLPSGLHITASLTDRKLALSLKPKHEQVISRQQPATVNWFNLNETKSQTLLLPFSEGMRVPVVHPIWAQFLANNYSGSNTAQDLKMPFWTVEQNGTFINYQLLEATNNQLTFTDQQGRVDMAATHQFTPLNRTEPYKVQIALGGNLLSGAKQYRQWRELNNLADPLSAKASRNSEVTKLIGASHVYLFGKDPLSRSDVKDWWGLKHWYLELSGLTIAKSAAKELAGLHKQQGWFSAYHKQLLLESINASLSYPFTVGYPTLSDNTIAAQYRAAQSKVSWLAKHAGDYLIEPNRWGQALSIDMLKSFKQAGLSRLWLGFDNWMPSFYNTEVIEKAKQQGYLVGVYDSYNTAISPGSNDSWLTANLPKEMRFGCAIEMASGKKKSGFRNNGYYLNPNCHLDYVKQRVLDIVKYGRFNSLFLDVDATAMAREDYRDNSSENDMLHAFNQRLAWLGEQTGIVLGSEDGNALTTRGMAFAHGLETVGFGWTDADMTKNRKSKYYLGRWYPDNKPEYFFKSAQVKQPYRSLFFAPQYRVPLYQAVFHDEVINSHHWHTDSLKFSDVKSSRDLTAMLYNTPAMVHLTRDEALSSQSKRVQALKHYQTGFKPIHEQLWDKKLMSFTWLDSKGFVQQTTFEDGSKIIANFLTKPYKHNGITIDRQSIYAKLGNGDTIQWASK, from the coding sequence ATGTTACATAGCAAAACTGAGCGACGAAACACCGCGACCCTACGGGTACTGATGATGTGCCCGTTCCTATTCTTTTCCGCAGTCAGCGCGGCAGACACCATTCAATTAAAGAGCGATCAAGACCAAATATCTATCTCTCCTAGCACTCTGGCTATCCGCTGGAATGGGCTATCTGTGAACGACGCGGCACTGACCATCAACTCACAAGCACAAAAAGACTATCGCATACTTGCGCAATCCGAAGATCAGATCAGCTGGGAAGTATTACCTAGTGGTCTACATATCACAGCGTCATTAACTGATAGGAAACTCGCACTGTCTTTAAAACCAAAACATGAACAGGTCATCTCTCGCCAGCAGCCTGCTACGGTAAATTGGTTCAATCTGAACGAAACCAAGAGCCAAACACTACTACTGCCTTTTAGCGAAGGCATGCGAGTGCCCGTTGTCCACCCTATTTGGGCCCAATTTCTTGCCAATAACTACTCAGGGTCTAATACGGCTCAAGATCTAAAAATGCCATTTTGGACCGTTGAACAAAATGGCACGTTTATCAATTATCAATTACTGGAAGCAACCAACAACCAGTTAACTTTTACCGACCAACAAGGCCGCGTGGATATGGCAGCAACGCATCAATTTACGCCGCTAAACCGCACCGAACCGTACAAGGTACAGATCGCTTTAGGAGGTAACCTTCTCAGTGGTGCTAAGCAATATCGACAGTGGCGAGAACTCAACAACCTTGCAGATCCTTTAAGCGCTAAAGCGTCTCGCAACAGTGAGGTTACGAAGCTAATTGGGGCAAGTCATGTGTACTTGTTTGGTAAAGACCCGCTCAGTCGTAGTGATGTCAAAGATTGGTGGGGACTAAAACACTGGTATCTTGAATTATCCGGCCTAACCATTGCTAAATCTGCAGCAAAGGAGTTGGCTGGTTTACACAAACAGCAAGGGTGGTTTAGCGCGTATCATAAACAACTGCTGCTAGAGTCGATTAATGCGTCTCTATCTTACCCATTCACAGTAGGTTATCCGACCTTAAGTGATAATACGATTGCCGCTCAATACCGCGCAGCTCAGTCTAAGGTCTCTTGGTTAGCCAAGCACGCAGGCGATTACTTAATTGAACCTAATCGTTGGGGGCAAGCACTTTCAATCGATATGCTCAAAAGCTTTAAACAGGCTGGGCTCAGTCGCCTATGGCTGGGTTTTGATAACTGGATGCCAAGCTTTTACAATACGGAAGTAATAGAAAAAGCCAAACAACAAGGCTATTTGGTTGGCGTGTATGATTCCTATAACACCGCAATTTCACCCGGCAGTAACGACAGCTGGTTAACGGCCAATTTGCCAAAAGAAATGCGCTTTGGCTGCGCTATCGAGATGGCGAGCGGCAAGAAAAAGTCTGGTTTTCGTAATAACGGCTACTACCTAAACCCTAACTGTCATTTGGATTATGTAAAACAACGAGTACTGGATATCGTCAAGTATGGGCGTTTTAACAGCCTATTTTTAGATGTTGATGCAACCGCTATGGCACGTGAAGACTATCGCGATAACAGCAGTGAAAATGACATGCTCCACGCGTTCAATCAACGTTTAGCTTGGCTTGGCGAGCAAACAGGCATTGTTTTGGGATCTGAAGATGGCAATGCCCTAACAACTAGGGGAATGGCGTTTGCTCATGGACTAGAAACCGTCGGCTTTGGTTGGACAGACGCAGACATGACCAAAAATAGAAAATCGAAGTATTATTTAGGCCGTTGGTACCCTGATAACAAGCCAGAATATTTCTTTAAATCCGCGCAAGTAAAACAGCCGTACCGTTCTCTGTTTTTTGCGCCACAATATCGCGTGCCTTTATACCAAGCAGTATTCCATGATGAAGTAATCAACAGCCACCATTGGCATACCGACAGCTTGAAATTTAGCGATGTAAAATCCAGCCGAGACCTCACCGCAATGCTGTACAACACGCCTGCGATGGTGCACCTCACCCGCGATGAAGCGCTGTCTTCACAAAGTAAGAGAGTGCAAGCGCTTAAACATTATCAAACAGGCTTTAAGCCAATCCATGAGCAACTCTGGGACAAAAAGCTAATGAGTTTCACATGGCTTGATTCTAAAGGATTCGTTCAGCAAACCACATTTGAAGATGGCAGCAAAATTATTGCCAATTTCTTAACTAAACCATACAAGCACAATGGCATCACCATTGATAGGCAATCAATTTACGCCAAGCTTGGTAACGGTGACACCATTCAATGGGCAAGCAAATAA
- a CDS encoding DUF805 domain-containing protein has protein sequence MKIHDFWIGYLSGWRHCFDFSGRAYRHEFWMFMAVHFVISLLLIILDVVVLSGGFFDLFYSIISLFPMFAFIVRRLHDVGHSGWWGWVFLLPIIGPFWLIYLLCKHSEDAIVEGGYSC, from the coding sequence ATGAAGATACATGATTTTTGGATTGGTTACCTAAGCGGATGGCGACACTGTTTCGACTTTTCAGGGCGAGCCTATAGGCACGAGTTCTGGATGTTTATGGCCGTCCATTTCGTCATAAGCTTACTGCTCATCATCTTGGATGTGGTGGTGCTGTCAGGTGGTTTTTTTGATCTGTTTTATAGCATCATTAGCTTATTTCCCATGTTCGCGTTTATTGTTCGCCGCTTGCATGATGTCGGTCATTCAGGCTGGTGGGGTTGGGTATTCTTGCTGCCGATTATCGGGCCTTTCTGGTTAATTTATTTGTTATGCAAACATAGTGAAGATGCCATTGTTGAGGGGGGGTACTCATGTTGA
- a CDS encoding helix-turn-helix domain-containing protein, with amino-acid sequence MLAILVPFVVSMLLALLAITLYFRYEDRAKTVCLFLGLCASTTAMVGLRWTLNIDAFAIAQPILASTIPIAAWYTFAHASQGQGFLPFKHFIAPLFVVISATTQPWLTLPLDEVLTLIYVGYGVALIRFSSKETLLINVSLGNWEGVKKAENVAGWMLIFSAFVDTFMSWDFTFNQGAFSLYILTTAHLVLLPVLSLAVVVAGINTPVAEEPQSHKNDIKNEEPVHPTTMTNERAHEIATMLDQRIRQDSLYLDPELTLSKLTRKLGVPAKQISIAVNQVHEQNISKLINEYRINHAKHSLLTSKDTITQIFMNSGFQTKSNFNREFLRMTKMTPSEFRKNKADHME; translated from the coding sequence ATGTTGGCTATACTGGTTCCTTTTGTTGTCTCAATGCTGCTGGCTCTGTTAGCCATTACTTTGTATTTTCGTTACGAAGATCGAGCGAAAACGGTCTGTTTGTTTTTAGGGTTGTGCGCATCAACAACGGCCATGGTCGGCCTAAGATGGACATTAAATATAGACGCCTTCGCAATTGCGCAGCCTATTCTGGCTTCCACCATTCCAATTGCTGCTTGGTATACGTTTGCTCATGCAAGTCAGGGGCAAGGCTTCTTACCATTTAAACACTTTATTGCACCTCTATTCGTCGTTATTAGCGCGACGACTCAACCTTGGTTAACTCTTCCGTTAGATGAAGTATTAACCTTGATTTACGTTGGTTATGGAGTGGCGCTCATTCGTTTTTCATCTAAAGAAACGCTGTTAATTAACGTCTCGCTTGGGAACTGGGAAGGCGTAAAAAAAGCAGAAAATGTTGCTGGGTGGATGCTGATTTTCTCAGCGTTTGTCGATACGTTCATGTCGTGGGATTTTACATTCAACCAAGGAGCGTTTTCCCTCTATATTCTCACGACAGCGCACTTAGTTCTTTTGCCGGTTTTATCATTGGCTGTGGTGGTCGCTGGTATCAATACGCCCGTGGCAGAGGAACCACAATCACACAAAAACGACATCAAAAATGAGGAGCCAGTCCACCCCACCACAATGACCAATGAACGAGCTCATGAAATTGCCACCATGCTAGATCAGAGAATTCGCCAAGACTCCCTATATCTTGATCCTGAGCTCACTCTTTCTAAGTTAACGCGTAAATTAGGCGTCCCTGCCAAGCAAATTTCAATTGCCGTCAATCAAGTCCATGAGCAAAATATTTCCAAGCTCATCAATGAATATCGTATTAATCACGCCAAACATTCTTTGCTCACCTCTAAAGACACCATTACTCAGATCTTCATGAATTCCGGTTTTCAGACCAAATCTAATTTTAACCGCGAGTTTTTAAGAATGACCAAAATGACTCCCAGTGAATTCAGAAAAAATAAAGCGGATCACATGGAGTAA
- a CDS encoding LysR substrate-binding domain-containing protein: MDRKQQMLSNMYTFAMAGKFLSFTKAAEELFITQGAVSQRIKSLEEQLGFSLFVRMTRRLDLTKEGERLLHALNHSFDVIFSELEEIKFNELRGELYIGAAPTFAQSWLLPKLADFQRLYPHLNVKLRVKASRLDFQHEPVDIAIYYSDSEHPGFYHRRLFDEQLVPVCSPEYFDTHFAGGRSFAAQLTSATFIHCTESLEASDPNLEWKIWLENQTEEAFKPLNVMDRTYLFNHSDMAMTAAKNGMGIGIARESLVRSSIANGELVAPFERVDSGRGYDLICLNDQQHRPKIAAFIEWLETQL, translated from the coding sequence ATGGATCGAAAGCAACAGATGTTGTCTAACATGTACACTTTTGCGATGGCCGGTAAGTTTCTGAGTTTTACTAAAGCGGCAGAAGAGTTGTTTATTACTCAGGGGGCGGTTAGCCAGCGAATAAAATCATTAGAAGAGCAATTAGGTTTTAGCTTATTTGTCCGTATGACGCGGCGGTTAGACCTAACGAAAGAGGGAGAACGGTTGTTACATGCGTTGAACCACTCTTTTGACGTTATATTCTCGGAACTGGAAGAGATAAAATTCAATGAACTGCGTGGAGAGCTTTATATTGGCGCAGCCCCAACGTTTGCTCAAAGCTGGTTATTACCCAAACTGGCAGACTTTCAACGCTTGTATCCTCACCTCAATGTTAAGCTGAGAGTCAAAGCCAGCCGTTTGGATTTTCAACACGAACCCGTCGACATTGCCATCTATTATAGCGACAGCGAGCACCCAGGTTTTTATCACCGAAGATTGTTTGATGAGCAGCTTGTGCCCGTGTGTAGCCCCGAGTATTTTGACACGCACTTTGCTGGTGGCAGAAGTTTTGCCGCGCAATTGACGTCTGCAACGTTTATTCACTGTACTGAATCCCTAGAAGCAAGTGATCCAAATCTTGAATGGAAAATATGGTTAGAAAATCAGACAGAAGAGGCCTTTAAGCCTTTAAACGTGATGGACAGAACCTATTTATTTAATCACTCAGACATGGCGATGACCGCGGCTAAAAACGGCATGGGAATCGGTATTGCACGGGAGTCTTTAGTACGCAGCAGTATCGCTAACGGTGAGCTAGTCGCCCCATTTGAGCGAGTCGATTCTGGCCGAGGTTATGATTTGATTTGTTTAAACGATCAGCAGCACAGGCCCAAAATAGCGGCGTTTATAGAGTGGCTTGAAACACAGCTGTGA